Proteins from a genomic interval of Pseudomonas paeninsulae:
- a CDS encoding cell division protein ZapA codes for MTQSNTVTVHILDKEYCIACPPGEHANLESAARYLDGKMREIRSSGKVIGADRIAVMAALNITHDLLHQQDDLDNLGQQTTSTRDHVRDLLARVDHALASDDDDNGQAR; via the coding sequence ATGACCCAGTCGAATACCGTTACCGTCCATATTCTCGACAAAGAATATTGCATCGCCTGCCCGCCGGGCGAACACGCCAACCTGGAAAGCGCCGCGCGCTACCTGGACGGCAAGATGCGCGAGATCCGCAGCAGCGGCAAAGTCATCGGCGCCGACCGCATAGCGGTGATGGCCGCCCTGAACATCACCCACGATCTGCTGCACCAGCAGGACGACCTGGACAACCTGGGTCAGCAAACGACCTCGACCCGCGACCATGTGCGCGACCTGCTCGCACGCGTCGACCATGCCCTGGCCAGTGATGACGATGACAATGGCCAAGCTCGCTAA
- a CDS encoding 5-formyltetrahydrofolate cyclo-ligase: protein MLDSTDLTRPQLRRLLRQKRRALSPQAQRRAARQLYRQLAQHPLFRRARHIALYLPSNGEIDPRPLLRAAQRRGKATYLPVLNAWPRSKMVFQRVRPHEIMQPNRFRIPEPRHNRAQQRKVWALDLVLLPLVGFDRHGGRIGMGGGFYDRSLAYRAVRKKWHKPTLLGLAHECQQVDRLALASWDVPLKATVTDKAWY, encoded by the coding sequence ATGCTCGACTCAACCGACCTGACCCGCCCGCAATTACGCCGCCTGCTGCGGCAAAAGCGCCGTGCCCTCAGCCCTCAAGCGCAACGCCGAGCCGCCCGCCAGCTGTATCGACAGCTGGCGCAACACCCGTTGTTTCGGCGCGCCAGACACATCGCCCTGTACCTGCCCAGCAATGGCGAAATCGACCCCAGGCCGCTGTTACGCGCCGCTCAACGCCGTGGCAAAGCCACCTACCTGCCGGTACTCAACGCCTGGCCGCGCAGCAAAATGGTGTTTCAACGCGTGCGTCCGCACGAAATCATGCAACCCAATCGTTTCCGCATCCCCGAGCCCCGCCACAATCGTGCGCAGCAACGCAAGGTATGGGCGCTGGACCTGGTGCTCTTGCCACTGGTCGGCTTCGACCGCCACGGTGGACGCATCGGCATGGGCGGCGGCTTTTACGATCGCAGCCTGGCGTATCGCGCAGTGCGCAAAAAATGGCACAAACCGACCTTATTGGGCCTGGCGCATGAATGTCAGCAGGTAGATCGGCTGGCGCTGGCCAGCTGGGATGTGCCGCTCAAGGCGACGGTGACGGACAAGGCGTGGTACTGA
- a CDS encoding EVE domain-containing protein: protein MPYWLMKSEPDELSIHDLQRLGQARWDGVRNYQARNFLRSMQIGEQLFFYHSSCPEPGIAGIARISSLAYADPTALDPHSHYFDAKASSEKNPWSAVDVTFVEIFSRLIPLAELKAQSALLELPLVHRGSRLSVMPVSAEQWAAILARR, encoded by the coding sequence ATGCCTTATTGGCTGATGAAATCGGAACCCGACGAACTGTCGATCCACGACCTGCAGCGCCTCGGCCAAGCCCGCTGGGATGGCGTACGCAATTATCAGGCACGAAATTTTTTGCGCAGCATGCAGATTGGCGAGCAGCTGTTCTTTTATCACTCCAGCTGCCCCGAACCGGGCATCGCCGGCATCGCCCGCATCAGCAGCCTCGCCTATGCCGACCCGACGGCGCTGGACCCGCACAGCCATTACTTCGACGCCAAGGCCAGTAGTGAGAAAAATCCCTGGAGCGCGGTCGACGTGACCTTTGTCGAAATCTTCAGCCGGCTCATTCCACTGGCCGAACTGAAGGCGCAAAGCGCCTTGCTGGAACTGCCCCTGGTACACAGAGGTAGCCGTCTGTCGGTGATGCCGGTCAGTGCCGAACAATGGGCGGCAATCCTCGCGCGGCGTTGA
- a CDS encoding HlyD family secretion protein, with protein MSSSQHWISRIAIALVIAAVAGLLWYELQPAGLAAGFASGNGRIVATDVDVASKLAGRIASIEVEEGEFVQPGQIIARMDTQVLQAQLAQAQAQMRQAQNSQLTARAQVSLRESEKVTAEAIVRQRQAEVSAADKRHARSAILVKRNAMAQQQLDDDLARLQSARAALAASRSQVISAQAGITAAQSQVIEAQSAVEAAQASVTRLQIDIADSQLKAPRGGRVQYRVSEPGEVIGAGGKVLNLVDLSDVYMTFFLPERQAGRVALGAEVRLVIDAVPQYVIPAKVSYVASVAQFTPKTVETASEREKLMFRVKARIDPDLLRRHLAQVKTGVPGMAYLRLDPQVEWPEHLAIKVPQ; from the coding sequence ATGTCAAGCAGCCAGCATTGGATTTCCCGCATCGCTATTGCCTTGGTCATCGCCGCCGTCGCCGGCCTGCTCTGGTATGAGCTGCAGCCCGCTGGCCTGGCCGCAGGTTTCGCCAGCGGCAACGGGCGCATCGTGGCCACCGATGTCGATGTAGCGAGCAAGCTGGCCGGACGCATTGCCAGTATCGAGGTCGAGGAAGGCGAGTTCGTCCAGCCCGGACAAATCATCGCGCGCATGGACACCCAGGTGCTGCAAGCGCAATTGGCCCAGGCCCAGGCGCAGATGCGTCAGGCGCAAAACAGCCAGCTGACCGCCCGCGCCCAGGTCAGCCTGCGCGAGAGTGAGAAAGTCACCGCCGAAGCCATCGTCAGGCAGCGTCAGGCGGAAGTCTCGGCAGCAGATAAACGCCATGCCCGCAGCGCTATCCTGGTCAAGCGCAACGCCATGGCGCAGCAGCAACTGGATGACGACCTGGCACGCCTGCAAAGCGCCCGGGCGGCATTGGCCGCATCGCGCTCCCAGGTCATCTCCGCCCAGGCGGGAATTACCGCGGCACAGTCCCAAGTCATCGAAGCGCAGTCCGCCGTGGAGGCTGCCCAAGCCAGCGTGACGCGGCTGCAGATCGACATTGCCGACAGCCAGCTCAAGGCCCCGCGCGGCGGACGCGTGCAATACCGGGTGAGCGAGCCGGGCGAAGTCATAGGCGCGGGCGGCAAGGTACTCAACCTGGTGGACCTGAGCGACGTCTACATGACCTTCTTTCTCCCCGAGCGCCAAGCCGGACGGGTCGCCCTGGGGGCCGAAGTTCGCCTGGTCATCGATGCCGTGCCGCAGTATGTAATCCCGGCCAAGGTCAGCTATGTCGCCAGCGTCGCCCAGTTCACCCCAAAGACCGTGGAAACCGCCAGCGAGCGCGAGAAATTGATGTTCCGGGTCAAGGCGCGCATCGACCCTGACCTGCTGCGCCGCCACCTGGCTCAGGTCAAGACTGGCGTACCCGGCATGGCCTACCTGCGTCTCGACCCGCAGGTCGAATGGCCTGAGCATCTGGCGATCAAGGTTCCGCAGTGA
- the rbbA gene encoding ribosome-associated ATPase/putative transporter RbbA: MSETPTAVARLDQVSLRYGKTCAVNAVSLEIPAQRMVGLIGPDGVGKSSLLALIAGARKIQDGRIEVLGGDMATRRHRRQVCPHIAYMPQGLGKNLYPTLSVLENLEFFGRLFGQDHAERTRRIDDLLSSTGLTPFRERPASKLSGGMKQKLGLCCALIHDPDLLILDEPTTGVDPLSRNQFWELIARIRSQRPQMSVLVATAYMEEAERFDWLVAMDAGQVLATGTPQELREAKGCATLEDTFIALLPEARRQGHQALVIPPRTPTARGDGAPRIAIEARELTCRFGDFVAVDHVNFRIERGEIFGFLGSNGCGKSTTMKALTGLLETSEGEALLFGQTVNPKDMATRRRVGYMSQAFSLYSELTVRQNLVLHAQLFHVPRPEIVERVAAMAERFDLQGVLDMLPERLPLGVRQRLSLAVAVIHKPEILILDEPTSGVDPVARDGFWQLMLDLSRNDGVTIFISTHFMNEAQRCDRISLMHAGKVLASDTPQRLIERRGLATLEATFIAYLEEAANAGPHAAASTPLSPDAAPQPARNRRQHFSLRRLFSYARRETLELYRDPIRGSMALLGTALLLFIIGYGISLDVEDLTFAVLDRDQTTTSMDYRLNLSGSRYFIEQPPLQGYDDLERRMRSGKISLAVEIPPDFGRDLKRGARPQISMWIDGAMPTRAETIKAYVQGVHGDYLANLARSSSLAPPASPAGLEVRYRYNPDVESLKAMVPAVIPLLLMLIPAMLTALGVVREKELGSIINLYVTPVTRLEFLLGKQLPYIALGMLNFILLLLLAVTLFDVPLKGSLATLLLGGLLYITCATGLGLLISIFTRSQIAAVFGTAIATLLPAIQFSGLIYPVSSLEGVGALIGNIYPTSHFLVISRGTFSKALGFADLYTAFGALLLTIPLLTLLCAGFLKKQEA, from the coding sequence GTGAGCGAGACGCCGACAGCCGTCGCCCGGCTGGACCAGGTCAGCTTGCGCTACGGCAAGACCTGCGCAGTGAATGCGGTGAGCCTGGAGATTCCAGCACAACGCATGGTTGGCCTGATCGGCCCGGACGGCGTCGGCAAATCCAGCCTGCTGGCGCTGATCGCCGGCGCACGAAAGATTCAGGATGGGCGGATCGAGGTGCTCGGCGGCGACATGGCAACACGCCGCCACCGCCGCCAGGTCTGCCCGCATATCGCCTATATGCCCCAGGGCCTGGGCAAGAACCTCTACCCGACGCTCTCGGTGCTCGAGAACCTGGAGTTTTTCGGCCGCCTGTTCGGCCAGGACCACGCCGAGCGCACCCGGCGCATCGACGACCTGCTCAGCAGCACCGGCCTGACCCCCTTTCGCGAGCGACCCGCGAGCAAGCTGTCCGGCGGTATGAAGCAAAAGCTCGGCCTGTGCTGCGCCTTGATCCACGACCCCGACCTGCTGATCCTCGACGAACCGACCACCGGCGTCGACCCGCTGTCACGCAACCAGTTCTGGGAACTGATCGCTCGTATCCGTAGCCAACGCCCGCAGATGAGTGTGCTGGTCGCCACCGCCTACATGGAGGAGGCCGAACGTTTCGACTGGCTGGTGGCCATGGATGCCGGTCAGGTGCTGGCCACCGGCACACCGCAAGAGCTGCGCGAGGCCAAGGGCTGCGCCACACTGGAAGACACCTTCATCGCCCTGCTACCGGAGGCAAGACGCCAGGGCCATCAGGCGCTGGTGATTCCACCCCGCACGCCGACTGCCAGGGGCGATGGAGCACCGCGTATTGCCATCGAAGCACGCGAGCTGACCTGTCGCTTCGGCGATTTCGTCGCCGTCGATCACGTCAACTTCCGTATCGAACGCGGGGAGATTTTCGGCTTCCTCGGCTCCAACGGCTGCGGCAAGTCCACCACCATGAAGGCCCTCACCGGCCTGCTTGAGACCAGCGAGGGCGAGGCCCTGCTGTTTGGCCAGACGGTGAATCCCAAGGACATGGCCACCCGCCGCCGGGTCGGCTATATGTCCCAGGCCTTCTCGCTGTATAGCGAACTGACGGTACGCCAGAACCTGGTGCTGCACGCTCAGTTGTTCCATGTACCGCGCCCCGAGATCGTCGAACGAGTGGCAGCGATGGCCGAGCGCTTCGACCTGCAGGGCGTGCTCGATATGCTGCCCGAGCGCCTGCCGCTGGGGGTGCGCCAACGCCTGTCACTGGCGGTCGCGGTGATCCACAAACCGGAAATCCTGATCCTCGACGAGCCCACCTCGGGCGTCGATCCGGTGGCCCGCGATGGCTTCTGGCAGCTGATGCTCGACCTGTCGCGCAACGATGGCGTGACCATCTTCATCTCCACCCACTTCATGAACGAGGCGCAACGCTGCGACCGCATTTCACTGATGCATGCCGGCAAGGTGCTGGCCAGCGACACGCCGCAACGCCTGATCGAGCGCCGCGGCCTGGCGACTCTGGAGGCGACCTTTATCGCCTACCTGGAAGAGGCGGCCAACGCCGGCCCGCACGCCGCCGCCAGCACACCGCTCAGCCCCGATGCGGCGCCACAACCAGCACGCAATCGGCGCCAACACTTCAGCCTGCGCCGCCTGTTCAGCTACGCCCGCCGGGAAACCCTGGAACTGTACCGCGATCCAATTCGCGGCAGCATGGCCCTGCTCGGCACCGCGCTGCTGCTGTTCATCATCGGCTACGGCATCAGTCTGGATGTGGAGGACCTGACCTTCGCCGTACTCGACCGCGACCAGACCACCACCAGCATGGACTACCGCCTCAACCTGTCCGGCTCGCGCTACTTTATCGAACAGCCGCCGCTGCAGGGCTACGACGACCTGGAACGGCGCATGCGCAGCGGAAAAATCAGCCTGGCGGTGGAAATTCCGCCGGATTTCGGCCGCGACCTCAAGCGCGGCGCCCGCCCACAGATCAGCATGTGGATCGACGGAGCCATGCCGACCCGTGCGGAAACCATCAAGGCTTACGTGCAAGGCGTGCACGGCGACTACCTGGCCAACCTCGCGCGCAGCTCGAGCCTGGCGCCGCCCGCCAGCCCCGCCGGCCTGGAAGTGCGCTACCGCTACAACCCGGACGTGGAAAGCCTCAAGGCCATGGTCCCGGCGGTCATTCCGCTGTTGCTCATGTTGATTCCGGCGATGCTCACCGCCCTTGGCGTGGTGCGCGAAAAAGAGCTGGGCTCGATCATCAACCTGTACGTCACGCCGGTGACGCGCCTGGAATTCCTGCTCGGCAAGCAGTTGCCCTACATCGCCCTGGGCATGCTCAACTTCATCCTGTTGCTGCTGTTGGCCGTGACCCTGTTCGATGTGCCGCTCAAGGGCAGCCTGGCAACCCTGCTGCTCGGCGGCCTGCTCTACATCACCTGCGCCACCGGCCTCGGCCTGCTGATCTCGATCTTTACCCGTAGCCAGATCGCCGCAGTCTTCGGTACCGCTATCGCCACCCTGCTGCCGGCCATCCAATTCTCCGGGTTGATCTACCCAGTCTCGTCCCTGGAGGGGGTCGGCGCGCTGATCGGCAACATCTACCCGACCTCGCACTTTCTGGTGATCAGCCGCGGCACCTTTTCCAAGGCCCTGGGTTTCGCCGATCTGTACACGGCGTTCGGCGCCCTGCTACTGACGATCCCGTTGCTGACCCTGCTCTGCGCAGGCTTCCTCAAGAAGCAGGAGGCCTGA
- a CDS encoding ABC transporter permease, whose amino-acid sequence MRKLANIAHLGLKEFRSLQRDIALLLLIVWAFSIGVYSSATSMPESLAHASIAVVDEDQSPLSERLINAFQPPYFRTPARIDLSQMDRGMDAGLYTFTLNIPPNFQRDVLAGHSPTIQLNVDATQVSQAFTGAGYIQSIGASEVAAFVRRYRAPVAQSAELAVRVKFNPNLTRAWFGSVMEVINQITMLSIILTGAALIREREHGTIEHLLVMPVTPLEIMLAKVWSMGLVVLVASALSLTLVVQGWLQVPITGSLGLFLFGAALHLFATTSMGIFFGTVARSMPQLGLLIILVLIPLQILSGGTTPRESMPELVQQIMLAAPTTHFVSLAQAILYRGAGLAIVWPQLLAIFAIGTLFFAAALLRFRKTLAQMA is encoded by the coding sequence ATGCGCAAGCTGGCCAATATCGCCCACCTCGGCCTCAAGGAATTTCGCAGCCTGCAACGCGATATCGCCCTGCTGCTGCTGATCGTCTGGGCCTTCAGCATCGGCGTGTACTCCTCCGCCACCAGCATGCCGGAGAGCCTGGCCCATGCCTCCATCGCCGTGGTCGATGAAGACCAGTCGCCACTGTCCGAGCGCCTGATCAACGCTTTCCAGCCACCTTATTTCCGCACCCCGGCGCGCATCGACCTGAGCCAGATGGACCGCGGCATGGATGCCGGGCTGTACACCTTCACCCTGAACATTCCGCCGAACTTCCAGCGCGACGTGCTGGCTGGCCACTCGCCGACAATCCAGCTCAACGTCGATGCCACCCAGGTCAGCCAAGCCTTTACCGGTGCCGGTTATATCCAGAGCATCGGCGCCAGCGAGGTTGCCGCGTTCGTTCGCCGCTACCGCGCCCCCGTGGCACAAAGTGCCGAGCTGGCGGTACGGGTGAAGTTCAACCCGAACTTGACCCGCGCCTGGTTCGGCTCGGTGATGGAAGTGATCAACCAGATCACCATGCTGTCGATCATCCTCACCGGCGCCGCGCTGATCCGCGAACGCGAGCACGGCACCATCGAACACTTGCTGGTGATGCCGGTCACGCCACTGGAGATCATGCTGGCCAAGGTCTGGTCGATGGGCCTGGTGGTGCTGGTGGCGAGCGCGCTGTCGCTGACCCTGGTGGTGCAGGGCTGGCTGCAGGTGCCAATCACCGGATCGCTCGGACTGTTCCTGTTCGGCGCGGCACTGCACCTGTTCGCCACTACCTCGATGGGCATCTTCTTCGGCACCGTAGCGCGCTCGATGCCGCAACTGGGGCTGCTGATCATCCTGGTGCTGATCCCGCTGCAGATACTGTCCGGTGGCACCACACCGCGCGAGAGCATGCCGGAGTTGGTGCAGCAGATCATGCTGGCCGCACCCACCACTCACTTCGTCAGCCTGGCCCAGGCGATTCTTTATCGCGGCGCCGGGCTAGCCATCGTCTGGCCGCAGCTCCTGGCCATCTTCGCCATCGGCACGCTGTTCTTCGCCGCAGCCCTGCTGCGCTTTCGCAAGACCTTGGCGCAGATGGCCTGA
- a CDS encoding flagellar basal body-associated protein FliL — MKVWIALLLALSLPVMAFAEEAVKEPEEGAPPAVAYVSLVPALVGNFGAGPKLKFFKADIALRVSGAAAETKVKHHEPLIRNQLVMLFSQQTEASIGVAGGKEVLRQEALKQVQDVLNQEEGQPLVDDLLFNNLIIQ; from the coding sequence GTGAAAGTCTGGATAGCACTGTTGTTGGCCCTGTCCCTGCCCGTGATGGCATTTGCCGAGGAAGCGGTGAAAGAGCCGGAAGAGGGCGCACCGCCGGCGGTTGCCTATGTCAGCCTGGTGCCGGCGTTGGTGGGTAATTTCGGTGCAGGGCCCAAGCTCAAGTTTTTCAAGGCGGATATCGCGCTGCGGGTCAGCGGCGCTGCAGCCGAGACCAAGGTCAAACACCACGAGCCGCTGATTCGCAATCAGCTGGTGATGCTGTTTTCCCAGCAAACCGAGGCGAGCATCGGGGTGGCCGGCGGCAAAGAGGTGCTGCGCCAGGAAGCGCTCAAGCAGGTGCAGGATGTGCTCAATCAGGAAGAAGGCCAGCCACTGGTGGACGACCTGTTGTTCAACAACCTGATCATCCAGTAA
- a CDS encoding NADPH:quinone oxidoreductase family protein codes for MKAMLCKAFGPAETLVLEEIASPEAKNNEILLDVHAAGVNFPDTLIIEGKYQFKPPFPFSPGGEAAGVVTAVGGKVSHLQVGDRVMALTGWGSFAEQVAVAGYNVMPIPPNMDFSTAAAFGMTYGTSMHALKQRANLQPGETLLVLGASGGVGLAAVEIGKAMGAKVIAAASSAEKLAVAKAAGADELINYSDNNLKDEIKRLTGGKGADVIYDPVGGDLFDQAIRSIAWNGRLLVVGFASGRIPELPVNLALLKGAAVVGVFWGSFAQRQPQDNAANFQQLFAWHAEGKLKPLVSQTFPLEQAAQAIDTLGQRKAVGKVVVQVR; via the coding sequence ATGAAAGCCATGCTGTGCAAAGCCTTCGGCCCCGCCGAAACCCTGGTACTGGAAGAAATCGCCAGCCCCGAAGCGAAGAACAACGAAATCCTGCTCGACGTGCACGCGGCTGGGGTCAACTTCCCCGACACCCTGATCATCGAGGGCAAATACCAGTTCAAGCCGCCCTTCCCCTTCTCCCCCGGTGGCGAAGCGGCGGGTGTGGTGACGGCAGTGGGCGGGAAGGTCAGTCACCTGCAAGTCGGGGACCGGGTAATGGCCCTGACCGGCTGGGGTAGCTTTGCCGAACAGGTCGCAGTTGCGGGCTACAACGTCATGCCGATCCCACCGAACATGGATTTCAGTACCGCCGCCGCCTTCGGCATGACCTATGGCACCTCGATGCACGCGCTCAAGCAGCGCGCCAACCTGCAGCCGGGAGAAACCCTGCTGGTACTCGGCGCCTCCGGTGGCGTCGGTCTGGCGGCGGTGGAAATCGGCAAGGCCATGGGCGCCAAGGTGATTGCCGCGGCGAGCAGCGCAGAGAAGCTGGCCGTGGCCAAGGCCGCTGGCGCCGACGAGCTGATCAACTACAGCGACAACAACCTGAAAGATGAAATCAAGCGCCTGACCGGCGGCAAGGGTGCCGACGTGATTTACGATCCGGTGGGTGGCGACCTGTTCGATCAGGCCATCCGCAGCATCGCCTGGAATGGCCGCCTGCTGGTGGTCGGCTTCGCCAGTGGGCGCATCCCCGAACTACCGGTCAACCTGGCTCTGCTCAAGGGTGCCGCCGTGGTCGGGGTGTTCTGGGGCTCTTTCGCCCAGCGCCAGCCGCAGGACAACGCCGCCAACTTCCAACAGCTGTTTGCCTGGCATGCCGAAGGCAAGCTCAAGCCGCTGGTCTCGCAAACCTTCCCGCTTGAGCAGGCCGCCCAAGCGATCGACACCCTCGGTCAGCGCAAGGCAGTGGGCAAGGTGGTGGTGCAGGTACGCTGA
- a CDS encoding CDP-6-deoxy-delta-3,4-glucoseen reductase, with protein sequence MKVTLQPSGAVLDVERGERILDAARRLGYDCPQSCRNGNCHICAALLVNGRVRQAGQTHEHGEVFACLAEPEQECVLLWDGVLAPGELPVRELNCQLIECHDAGGDVFRVRLRAPAGKLPRYHAGQYLLLQRAEGEYAAFSLASAPQSGRELELHILARDPSSIAVIEHLRGQGFARIQVPFGDTHLAELPDGPLVLIAAGTGMAQMRSLIEHCRAAGFPHPVHLYWGARRPEDFYELPCWVEWQSLPNLFLHQVVSDQCGWQGRCGLLHEAVREDFADLKPLHVYASGSPTMVYATLDALVEAGMDARQMRADVFAYAPRA encoded by the coding sequence ATGAAAGTTACCCTGCAACCCTCAGGTGCCGTACTCGACGTCGAACGTGGCGAGCGCATTCTCGATGCGGCGCGCCGGCTCGGTTACGACTGCCCGCAGAGCTGTCGCAATGGCAACTGTCATATTTGTGCGGCCCTGCTGGTCAACGGTCGGGTGCGTCAGGCAGGCCAAACCCATGAGCATGGCGAGGTGTTCGCCTGCCTAGCCGAGCCCGAGCAGGAGTGTGTGCTGCTCTGGGATGGTGTGCTGGCCCCTGGCGAACTGCCGGTGCGCGAGTTGAACTGCCAGCTGATCGAATGCCACGACGCCGGTGGCGACGTGTTCCGGGTACGCCTGCGTGCACCGGCTGGCAAGTTGCCGCGTTATCACGCCGGCCAGTATCTGCTACTGCAGCGGGCGGAGGGCGAGTACGCCGCCTTTTCCCTGGCGTCGGCGCCGCAGTCCGGGCGTGAGCTGGAGTTGCATATTCTGGCGCGTGACCCGTCCAGTATCGCGGTCATCGAGCACCTGCGCGGACAGGGCTTCGCGCGGATACAGGTGCCGTTTGGCGACACCCATCTGGCCGAGTTGCCGGACGGCCCGTTGGTGTTGATCGCCGCCGGTACCGGCATGGCGCAGATGCGCAGCCTGATCGAGCACTGCCGCGCGGCCGGCTTCCCCCACCCCGTACATCTGTACTGGGGCGCGCGGCGGCCGGAAGATTTCTATGAGCTGCCCTGCTGGGTCGAGTGGCAGTCGTTACCGAACCTGTTTCTGCACCAGGTGGTCAGCGATCAGTGCGGCTGGCAGGGTCGTTGCGGGCTGTTGCACGAGGCGGTGCGCGAGGACTTCGCCGATCTCAAGCCATTGCATGTGTATGCCAGTGGCTCGCCGACCATGGTCTACGCGACCCTGGACGCGCTGGTCGAAGCCGGCATGGATGCCCGGCAGATGCGCGCCGACGTTTTCGCCTACGCGCCGCGTGCGTAG
- the ubiD gene encoding 4-hydroxy-3-polyprenylbenzoate decarboxylase encodes MQYRDLRDFIRGLEQRGELKRIQTPVSPVLEMTEICDRTLRKGGPALLFENPTGFDMPVLGNLFGTPKRVALGMGAEEVSELREIGKLLAFLKEPEPPKGLKDAWSKLPIFRKVLAMAPKVLKDAPCQEVIEEGDDVDLGKLPVQTCWPGDVGPLITWGLTITKGPNKERQNLGIYRQQVIGRNKLIMRWLSHRGGALDFRDWCEKYPDRPYPVAVALGADPATILGAVTPVPDSLSEYAFAGLLRGHRTELVKCRGSELQVPASAEIVLEGVIHPGEMADEGPYGDHTGYYNEVDRFPVFTVERITRRQKPIYHSTYTGRPPDEPAILGVALNEVFVPILQKQFPEITDFYLPPEGCSYRMAVVTIKKQYPGHAKRVMLGVWSFLRQFMYTKFVIVTDDDINARDWNDVIWAITTRMDPKRDTVLIENTPIDYLDFASPISGLGSKMGLDATHKWPGETSREWGRAIVQDEAVKRRVDDLWAQLGID; translated from the coding sequence ATGCAGTATCGCGACCTGCGCGACTTTATCCGCGGACTGGAACAGCGCGGCGAACTCAAACGCATCCAGACGCCGGTTTCTCCCGTGCTGGAAATGACCGAAATCTGCGACCGCACCCTGCGCAAGGGCGGCCCGGCGCTGCTGTTCGAAAACCCCACGGGCTTCGACATGCCGGTACTCGGCAATCTGTTCGGCACGCCCAAGCGGGTGGCCCTGGGCATGGGCGCGGAAGAGGTCAGCGAGTTGCGCGAGATCGGCAAGTTGCTGGCGTTCCTGAAGGAGCCCGAGCCGCCGAAAGGCCTGAAAGACGCCTGGTCGAAGCTGCCGATCTTCAGGAAGGTGCTGGCTATGGCGCCCAAGGTGCTGAAAGACGCGCCCTGCCAGGAAGTGATCGAGGAGGGCGATGACGTCGACCTCGGCAAGTTGCCGGTGCAGACCTGCTGGCCGGGCGATGTCGGTCCGCTGATCACCTGGGGCCTGACCATCACCAAGGGGCCGAACAAGGAACGGCAGAACCTCGGCATTTATCGCCAGCAGGTGATCGGCCGCAACAAGCTGATCATGCGCTGGCTCAGCCATCGCGGCGGTGCTCTGGATTTCCGTGACTGGTGCGAGAAGTACCCGGATCGGCCTTATCCGGTAGCCGTGGCCCTGGGCGCCGATCCGGCGACCATCCTCGGTGCGGTTACCCCGGTGCCGGATAGCCTGTCCGAATATGCCTTCGCCGGGTTGTTGCGCGGCCACCGCACCGAGTTGGTGAAGTGCCGAGGCAGTGAGCTGCAGGTGCCGGCCAGCGCCGAGATCGTCCTCGAAGGGGTGATTCATCCCGGCGAGATGGCCGATGAAGGTCCCTATGGCGACCACACCGGTTACTACAACGAGGTGGACCGCTTCCCGGTGTTCACCGTCGAGCGCATCACCCGCCGGCAGAAGCCGATCTACCACAGCACCTACACCGGGCGGCCGCCGGATGAGCCGGCGATCCTCGGGGTGGCGCTGAATGAAGTGTTCGTGCCGATCCTGCAGAAGCAGTTCCCGGAAATCACCGACTTCTACCTGCCGCCCGAAGGCTGCTCGTACCGCATGGCGGTGGTGACCATCAAGAAACAGTACCCCGGACACGCCAAGCGGGTAATGCTCGGCGTCTGGTCGTTTTTGCGACAGTTCATGTACACCAAGTTCGTCATAGTCACCGACGACGACATCAATGCACGCGACTGGAATGATGTGATCTGGGCCATCACCACGCGCATGGATCCCAAGCGCGATACCGTGTTGATCGAAAACACCCCGATTGATTACCTGGATTTCGCCTCGCCGATCTCCGGTCTAGGTAGCAAAATGGGTCTGGACGCCACCCACAAATGGCCGGGTGAAACCAGCCGCGAATGGGGTCGGGCGATCGTTCAGGATGAGGCGGTCAAGCGTCGGGTCGACGATCTATGGGCGCAGTTGGGGATCGACTGA